The Microbacterium foliorum genome has a window encoding:
- a CDS encoding CDP-glycerol glycerophosphotransferase family protein has protein sequence MGAVSDAKKAYRLLKRALASRTAVQRVRRRLADREPHPSGRYQIAVYFADGAVNMYQMRQWYRPLAELAKRWPVVVLARSATGADRLLDEDGPPVAFVPTVRDLEQFVASQDIRIVLYVNQNTRNFQMFRYGRRWHVFINHGESDKMYMTTNQYKAYDYAFVAGQAARDRLARTLWDWDIERRTLEIGRPQADHYSGTLPYTPDDRTVVLYAPTWEGDRPSAHYGSIASHGEALVGALLASSAHRVVYRPHPRSGVVDDAYGAAHRRIVAAITAANAADPAAQHVYDNGPDLGWQLAAADVAIVDISAMVYDRLAVGKPLMITRPVDDRASIDTNGYLSDCEWLEADAASDIIAEVERVRADEGAVARLRMWVQHYFGDTTPGVATAKFHGAIEELMRRWDRWQAHEIGAVRPDEDDDDEEADEEEL, from the coding sequence ATGGGTGCTGTGTCCGATGCGAAGAAGGCCTACCGTCTGCTGAAGAGGGCTCTCGCCTCGCGTACCGCGGTGCAGCGGGTGCGCCGCAGACTGGCCGACCGGGAGCCGCACCCGTCAGGGCGATACCAGATCGCGGTCTACTTCGCCGACGGTGCGGTGAACATGTACCAGATGCGGCAGTGGTATCGGCCGTTGGCGGAGCTCGCGAAGCGCTGGCCGGTCGTGGTGCTGGCTCGCTCGGCCACGGGCGCGGACAGGCTTCTCGACGAGGACGGCCCTCCCGTCGCGTTCGTCCCGACCGTGCGCGACCTGGAGCAGTTCGTCGCTTCGCAGGACATCCGCATCGTCCTGTACGTGAACCAGAACACGCGCAACTTCCAGATGTTCCGCTACGGTCGCCGCTGGCATGTGTTCATCAACCACGGCGAGTCCGACAAGATGTACATGACGACGAATCAGTACAAGGCCTACGACTACGCCTTCGTCGCGGGTCAGGCGGCGCGGGATCGCCTCGCACGCACGCTCTGGGACTGGGACATCGAGCGCCGCACCCTCGAGATCGGCCGCCCGCAGGCCGACCACTATTCGGGCACGCTCCCGTACACCCCCGATGACCGCACCGTCGTGCTGTACGCGCCCACGTGGGAGGGCGACCGGCCGAGCGCCCACTACGGTTCGATCGCCTCGCACGGCGAGGCGCTCGTGGGCGCGCTCCTCGCCTCGTCCGCCCACCGCGTGGTGTATCGGCCGCATCCCCGCAGCGGCGTCGTCGACGACGCCTACGGCGCTGCGCACCGGCGGATCGTGGCGGCGATCACCGCGGCGAACGCCGCCGATCCCGCCGCGCAGCACGTGTACGACAACGGCCCTGACCTGGGCTGGCAGCTCGCGGCTGCCGATGTCGCGATCGTCGACATCTCGGCGATGGTCTACGACCGCCTCGCCGTCGGCAAGCCTCTGATGATCACCCGGCCGGTCGACGACCGCGCATCGATCGACACCAACGGCTACCTCTCGGACTGCGAGTGGCTCGAGGCGGATGCCGCCTCCGACATCATCGCGGAGGTCGAGCGCGTGCGCGCGGACGAGGGCGCCGTCGCCCGGTTGCGGATGTGGGTGCAGCACTACTTCGGCGACACGACGCCCGGAGTCGCCACCGCGAAGTTCCACGGTGCGATCGAGGAGCTCATGCGCCGGTGGGACCGCTGGCAGGCCCACGAGATCGGTGCGGTGCGCCCCGACGAGGACGACGACGACGAAGAGGCCGACGAGGAGGAGCTCTGA
- a CDS encoding biotin--[acetyl-CoA-carboxylase] ligase → MDLAATRGVASRLEVLPAIGSTNAALSERAADAVAWPHLSVLLTDTQTAGRGRLDRSWTAPPGSSLAVSVLLRRLPADPDARGWISLAAGLAMAEAVAEQLPDRRVAVKWPNDVLVEGRKICGILAQAVPDAVIVGTGVNTSMTAAQLPVPTATSFAALGVVVDEDRLLSVYLRELDGRISDLVHAGDAVASGLHAAVSARCATIGADVRVTLPGERMLVGTAVAVDPAGRLVVLSAGQHVAVSAGDVVHVRPA, encoded by the coding sequence ATGGACCTCGCCGCGACCAGGGGAGTGGCCTCGCGACTCGAGGTCCTGCCCGCCATCGGATCGACGAACGCGGCGCTCTCCGAGCGTGCGGCCGATGCCGTGGCCTGGCCGCACCTCTCGGTGCTGCTCACCGACACTCAGACGGCCGGGCGCGGCCGGCTCGATCGCTCGTGGACGGCGCCCCCCGGATCCTCGCTGGCGGTATCGGTGCTTCTGCGTAGGCTTCCCGCCGACCCCGACGCCCGCGGGTGGATCTCCCTCGCGGCGGGTCTTGCGATGGCCGAGGCGGTGGCGGAGCAGCTGCCCGACCGTCGAGTGGCGGTCAAGTGGCCGAATGACGTGCTCGTGGAGGGGCGCAAGATCTGCGGCATCCTGGCGCAGGCGGTGCCCGACGCCGTGATCGTGGGAACCGGCGTCAACACGTCCATGACCGCCGCGCAGCTCCCGGTGCCGACCGCGACGTCGTTCGCCGCGCTCGGCGTGGTCGTCGACGAGGACCGGCTGCTCTCGGTGTATCTGCGCGAGCTCGACGGGCGGATCTCCGATCTCGTGCACGCCGGCGATGCCGTCGCCAGTGGACTGCACGCCGCCGTCTCGGCGCGATGCGCGACGATCGGCGCCGACGTGCGGGTGACGCTCCCCGGGGAGCGGATGCTCGTCGGCACTGCTGTCGCGGTGGATCCCGCCGGACGGCTGGTCGTGCTCTCGGCCGGCCAGCACGTCGCCGTCTCGGCCGGCGACGTGGTGCATGTCCGGCCGGCCTGA
- a CDS encoding glycosyltransferase family 2 protein has translation MPVLNERAYLEHAVRSVLAQELTVPAELVLALGPSTDGTTALAQRLAADDERIRLVDNPAAHIPVGLNAAIRASRYATIVRVDAHSELSPGYAARALETLRRTGAANVGGVMHADGRTPFQRAVARLYNSPVGLGGGAYHGGTHEGEAESAYLGVMRRDVLEEVGLFDESIRRGEDWELNLRIRQAGHRVWFDPSLSVTYWPRESWLRLARQFRATGAWRGELVRRYGRRNGIRFFAPPALVALLATAVLLGITQLVGAVTGVLSAILSAVIYLPLLAYVLLVLVVAALPGGGGPRQRLWTAAVLPTMHLSWGFGFLGGVLRGARDTVDASRLGTRNTPLP, from the coding sequence ATGCCCGTCCTGAACGAGCGCGCCTACCTCGAGCACGCCGTCCGGTCTGTGCTCGCGCAGGAGCTGACGGTGCCCGCCGAACTCGTGCTCGCCCTCGGACCGTCGACCGACGGCACCACCGCCCTCGCACAGCGCCTCGCCGCCGACGACGAGCGGATCCGGCTCGTCGACAACCCCGCCGCGCACATCCCGGTGGGATTGAACGCGGCGATCCGAGCGAGCCGGTACGCCACGATCGTGCGGGTCGACGCCCACTCCGAACTCTCCCCCGGCTATGCCGCGCGGGCCCTCGAGACACTGCGGCGCACCGGCGCCGCGAACGTCGGCGGCGTGATGCACGCCGACGGCAGGACACCCTTCCAGCGAGCCGTCGCCCGGCTGTACAACTCCCCCGTCGGACTCGGGGGCGGCGCCTACCACGGCGGGACGCACGAGGGCGAGGCCGAATCCGCCTACCTGGGCGTCATGCGCCGTGACGTGCTCGAGGAGGTCGGGCTCTTCGACGAGTCGATCCGCCGCGGCGAGGACTGGGAGCTCAACCTCCGCATCCGCCAGGCCGGACACCGGGTGTGGTTCGACCCGAGCCTCTCGGTCACCTACTGGCCGCGGGAGAGCTGGCTGCGTCTGGCCCGACAGTTCCGGGCCACCGGAGCATGGAGAGGCGAGCTCGTGCGCCGGTACGGGCGCCGCAACGGCATCCGCTTCTTCGCACCGCCCGCGCTCGTCGCGCTGCTCGCCACCGCCGTTCTGCTCGGCATCACGCAGCTCGTCGGGGCCGTGACCGGGGTTCTCTCCGCGATCCTCTCCGCGGTGATCTACCTGCCGCTGCTCGCCTACGTGCTCCTCGTGCTCGTCGTGGCCGCTCTGCCCGGCGGTGGCGGCCCGCGCCAACGGCTGTGGACCGCCGCGGTGCTGCCGACGATGCAC